A single window of Paenibacillus sp. SYP-B4298 DNA harbors:
- a CDS encoding NADH:flavin oxidoreductase/NADH oxidase, translating into MSHLDSPFTCKGLTLKNRIVMPPMCQYSANARDGMPTEWHYVHYVTRAVGGTGLIIMEMTNVEPDGRITDHCLGLWSDEHIPAFSRVIRECQSYGAKVGIQIAHAGRKAQDAPEPVAPSPIAVDSSYRQPRALSTAEVKAMVQRFKDAVRRAVEAGVDTIELHGAHGYLIHQFHSPQLNRREDEYGRDLALFGVEVIRAAKEVMPEEMPLIMRVSAVEYMDGGYELEHMLKIAARYKEAGVDLFHVSSGGEGPAGKLRQPGNYPGYQVDLAKSMKAALGLPVIAVGLLDDPRLAEQVVATGAADLVAVGRGMLRDPYWADHARLALLEGADGQQAGNAAGSAAAVVVPRPYVRGY; encoded by the coding sequence ATGAGCCATCTCGATTCACCATTTACATGCAAGGGGTTGACCCTGAAAAATCGCATCGTTATGCCGCCTATGTGCCAGTATTCCGCCAATGCCCGCGACGGCATGCCGACCGAATGGCATTACGTGCATTATGTCACGCGTGCTGTAGGCGGAACCGGCTTGATCATCATGGAAATGACCAATGTGGAGCCAGATGGCCGAATTACCGACCATTGTCTGGGCTTATGGTCGGACGAGCACATCCCGGCATTCTCCAGAGTGATTCGCGAATGCCAGTCCTATGGAGCCAAGGTCGGCATTCAGATTGCCCATGCCGGACGCAAGGCGCAGGATGCGCCGGAGCCTGTCGCTCCATCGCCGATCGCGGTGGATAGCAGCTACAGGCAGCCTAGAGCGTTGTCCACCGCAGAGGTGAAGGCGATGGTGCAGCGCTTCAAGGATGCGGTGCGGCGGGCAGTGGAGGCCGGCGTGGACACGATTGAGCTGCATGGAGCGCACGGCTATCTGATCCATCAGTTTCATTCTCCGCAGCTTAATCGCAGGGAGGATGAATATGGTCGCGATCTGGCGTTGTTCGGCGTGGAGGTCATTCGTGCTGCCAAGGAAGTGATGCCTGAGGAGATGCCGCTCATTATGAGAGTCTCGGCAGTCGAATATATGGATGGCGGCTATGAGCTGGAGCATATGCTGAAGATTGCCGCACGCTATAAGGAAGCCGGGGTCGATCTGTTCCATGTGTCGAGCGGGGGAGAGGGCCCGGCCGGGAAGCTGCGGCAGCCCGGCAATTATCCGGGGTATCAGGTTGATCTGGCCAAGTCGATGAAGGCAGCGCTCGGCCTGCCGGTCATTGCGGTCGGCCTGCTGGATGACCCGCGCCTTGCAGAGCAGGTGGTGGCCACGGGAGCGGCTGATCTTGTTGCAGTCGGCAGAGGGATGCTGCGTGACCCATACTGGGCGGATCACGCCCGGCTAGCATTGCTGGAGGGAGCGGATGGTCAGCAGGCGGGCAACGCTGCGGGCAGTGCCGCTGCTGTAGTGGTGCCGCGTCCGTATGTCCGAGGCTATTGA
- a CDS encoding ArnT family glycosyltransferase — MSKRSILSWMLFLIIFAGEIALGYYLAFVKGYMHTDALSRVANAFYVLYSRDPHLGAIGFIWNPLPSLMELAILVFYPLFPVLASRGFAGVIMTALFSGLTAVLLYKTGIRYELSRTMSSMLALLYCLNPFVFLFGANGLSDAPYIYFLMYTIIEFSFWIKERKTSSLIFSGFALSLAFWTRYEAVPFGFSLAIAIVLVIVFIHHRSQEDPKLKPLEKYNKIEATWIIVLLPAVFSGLLWIFFNYIIMGNPFYFLNSEYSNVAQSEVLQNDENFVKLFSSPLLSLLFIAKKTLWYSLPLFAVLLIRLFSWRLHKPDLLVLLLLFAAVPGLQFLLLMKASSFGWFRYFMYVFPVVVAWIPYELSKLRHGWRRRAAFSLIIVSMVGTAGLLSYAITQPDIAPDEHNFLTIETNEYAKQQREERVIAKWIDDHFTTETILTDSSNAFTILVNSRNAKKFLITSDYDFRPALLDPLKYKVDYILIPRPFRNGPKSAINMAYPDLYDNGSAWATLYHDFDNQWRLYKVHEPEPQRGAIQ; from the coding sequence ATGTCAAAACGTAGTATCCTTTCATGGATGTTATTTCTGATTATATTTGCCGGGGAGATTGCCCTTGGTTACTATCTCGCCTTCGTGAAAGGCTACATGCATACCGATGCCCTAAGCCGGGTTGCCAATGCCTTCTATGTGCTCTACAGCCGCGATCCGCATCTGGGGGCGATCGGCTTCATCTGGAACCCGCTGCCGAGCCTGATGGAGCTGGCGATTCTCGTCTTCTATCCGCTGTTCCCGGTGCTCGCCTCGCGGGGCTTCGCCGGGGTCATCATGACCGCTCTCTTCTCTGGCCTGACCGCTGTGCTGCTGTACAAGACCGGGATTCGCTACGAGCTGTCCAGGACGATGAGCTCCATGCTCGCGCTGCTCTATTGTCTTAATCCGTTCGTATTCCTGTTCGGCGCCAACGGACTCAGCGATGCGCCCTACATCTATTTCCTAATGTACACCATCATTGAGTTCAGCTTCTGGATCAAGGAGCGCAAGACCAGCAGCCTCATCTTCAGCGGCTTCGCCCTCTCGCTCGCCTTCTGGACGCGCTATGAGGCGGTCCCCTTCGGCTTCTCCCTGGCGATTGCGATTGTGCTGGTCATTGTGTTCATCCATCATCGCAGCCAGGAGGACCCGAAGTTGAAGCCGCTGGAGAAGTACAACAAGATCGAGGCGACCTGGATTATTGTGCTGCTGCCCGCGGTCTTCTCAGGCTTGCTATGGATCTTTTTCAACTATATTATTATGGGCAATCCGTTCTACTTCCTGAATTCGGAATACTCCAACGTCGCGCAATCGGAGGTGCTGCAAAATGACGAGAACTTCGTCAAGCTGTTCAGCAGCCCGCTGCTCTCGCTTCTGTTCATCGCCAAAAAGACGCTCTGGTACTCGCTGCCCTTGTTCGCTGTGCTGCTAATCCGGCTGTTCTCCTGGCGTCTGCATAAGCCTGACCTGCTGGTGCTGCTGCTGCTGTTCGCCGCAGTGCCGGGCTTGCAGTTTTTGCTGCTGATGAAGGCATCGTCCTTTGGCTGGTTCCGCTACTTCATGTATGTATTTCCGGTTGTCGTCGCCTGGATTCCTTATGAGCTGAGCAAGCTGCGGCATGGCTGGCGGCGGCGCGCTGCGTTCTCGCTCATCATCGTCTCTATGGTGGGGACGGCTGGATTGCTGAGCTACGCCATTACCCAGCCTGACATTGCGCCGGATGAGCACAACTTCCTGACGATTGAGACCAATGAATACGCGAAGCAGCAGCGCGAGGAACGTGTCATCGCAAAGTGGATAGACGATCACTTCACCACCGAGACGATCCTGACCGACTCCTCGAATGCCTTTACGATCTTAGTGAACAGCCGCAATGCGAAGAAATTTCTCATTACGAGCGACTATGACTTCAGGCCGGCGCTACTCGATCCGCTCAAGTATAAGGTGGACTATATTCTCATTCCGCGGCCATTCCGTAACGGACCCAAGAGCGCCATTAATATGGCTTATCCCGACCTGTACGATAACGGCAGCGCGTGGGCTACGCTGTATCATGACTTCGATAACCAATGGCGGCTGTACAAAGTTCATGAACCGGAACCGCAAAGAGGAGCTATCCAGTAG
- the trhA gene encoding PAQR family membrane homeostasis protein TrhA — MANTHTYTRREEVANAITHGIGALLSVAALVLLIVFAAMKGTAWHVVSFSIYGSAMLLLYVSSTLVHSFPEGKVKDWFEIMDHSCIYIFIAGTYTPILFNVVQGTTGWVLFGIVWGVALAGVVFKSFFASRFLFTSTLLYIAMGWIIVFAWGPLVDNLAPGGLKLLIGGGLLYTVGTVFYMWRSFPYHHAVWHLFVLGGSVLHFFAILLYVLPH, encoded by the coding sequence ATGGCGAATACCCATACTTATACCCGGCGGGAAGAGGTGGCCAATGCCATCACACATGGCATTGGAGCGCTGCTCAGCGTAGCGGCACTGGTGCTGCTGATTGTATTCGCCGCCATGAAGGGAACAGCCTGGCATGTTGTGAGCTTTAGCATCTACGGAAGCGCGATGCTGCTTCTGTATGTATCCTCGACACTAGTGCACAGCTTCCCGGAGGGCAAGGTTAAGGATTGGTTTGAAATTATGGATCACTCCTGCATCTATATCTTTATCGCAGGTACCTATACACCAATCTTATTCAATGTCGTGCAGGGAACGACCGGCTGGGTATTGTTCGGCATCGTATGGGGGGTAGCGCTGGCGGGCGTAGTCTTCAAGTCGTTTTTTGCCTCCAGATTTTTGTTCACCTCCACGCTGCTGTACATCGCGATGGGCTGGATTATCGTGTTTGCCTGGGGTCCGCTGGTGGACAATCTTGCCCCGGGAGGATTGAAGCTGCTGATCGGCGGAGGGCTGCTGTACACGGTCGGGACAGTGTTCTATATGTGGCGCAGCTTTCCATACCATCACGCCGTATGGCACTTGTTCGTGCTAGGGGGCTCGGTGCTCCATTTCTTTGCTATTCTGCTATACGTATTGCCGCATTAG